One Epinephelus moara isolate mb chromosome 20, YSFRI_EMoa_1.0, whole genome shotgun sequence genomic window carries:
- the ctsh gene encoding pro-cathepsin H — MMNTCLLLFALLSAASAFHLSERDEAHFKSWMAQYNRVYGLQEYYERLQIFTENKRRIDKHNEGNHSFTMGLNQFSDMTFKEFKKSFLWSEPQNCSATKGNYFSSNGPYPDSIDWRKKGNYVTDVKNQGGCGSCWTFSTTGCLESVIAINKGKLVPLSEQQLVDCAQAFNNHGCNGGLPSQAFEYILYNKGLMTEDDYPYTSIEGTCVYNPERAAAFVKEVVNITAYDEMGMVDAVATRNPVSLAFEVTSDFMHYSQGVYTSTECHQTTDKVNHAVLAVGYGQESGTPYWIVKNSWGSYWGIGGYFLIERGKNMCGLAACSSFPVV; from the exons ATGATGAACACTTGTctgcttttatttgctttgctGTCAGCTGCTTCAGCCTTTCACCTGTCTGAACGAG ACGAGGCTCACTTCAAGTCATGGATGGCGCAG TACAACAGAGTGTACGGCCTGCAGGAGTATTATGAGAGGCTCCAGATATTCACTGAGAACAAGAGGAGGATCGACAAACACAATGAGGGGAATCACTCATTTACAA TGGGGCTGAACCAGTTTTCTGACATGACATTTAAAGAATTCAAAAAGTCTTTCCTCTGGTCTGAGCCACAG AACTGCTCTGCTACCAAGGGGAACTACTTCAGCAGCAACGGACCGTATCCAGACTCCATCGACTGGAGGAAGAAAGGAAACTATGTGACGGATGTGAAGAATCAG GGAGGTTGTGGCAGCTGCTGGACTTTCTCCACCACTGGCTGTCTGGAGTCGGTTATCGCCATCAACAAGGGGAAGCTCGTACCACTG TCAGAACAACAGCTGGTAGACTGCGCCCAGGCCTTCAACAATCATGGATGTAACGG GGGCCTTCCCAGTCAAGCATTTGAATACATCCTGTACAACAAGGGGCTGATGACAGAGGATGACTACCCCTACACATCCATT GAAGGTACTTGTGTGTATAACCCAGAACGAGCAGCTGCCTTTGTGAAGGAGGTGGTGAACATCACAGCG TACGATGAGATGGGGATGGTGGACGCGGTTGCCACACGCAATCCTGTCAGCCTTGCCTTTGAGGTGACCTCTGACTTCATGCACTACTCTCAGGGCGTCTACACTAG CACTGAATGCCACCAGACCACAGACAAGGTGAACCACGCTGTGTTAGCAGTCGGGTATGGACAGGAGAGCGGCACCCCTTACTGGATAGTGAAGAACTCATGGGGATCTTATTGGGGGATTGGCGG ATATTTCCTCATTGAGCGTGGGAAGAACATGTGTGGACTCGCTGCTTGCTCATCTTTTCCTGTGGTGTGA